In Euzebya sp., one DNA window encodes the following:
- a CDS encoding signal peptidase II, with product MAQRTGRSRAPPSASRLQHRDGVQPGRGQPRVLILSLTGMAVLALAVTAWPGHLGGRLPARLIVGGGLANLLDRASGGGVVDLFDLGWFPVFNVADVFITAGVALLLLTAAADDRTDVYATPRTVTDDSVNPQR from the coding sequence ATGGCTCAGCGGACCGGTCGATCTCGGGCTCCTCCGTCTGCGAGTCGCCTCCAGCACCGGGATGGCGTTCAGCCTGGGCGCGGACAGCCACGGGTTCTCATCCTTTCCCTCACCGGCATGGCGGTCCTCGCCCTGGCCGTCACTGCCTGGCCTGGCCACCTCGGCGGCCGCCTTCCAGCCAGGCTCATCGTCGGCGGTGGCCTGGCCAACCTGCTCGACCGTGCGAGCGGCGGCGGCGTCGTGGACCTCTTCGACCTGGGCTGGTTCCCGGTGTTCAACGTCGCCGACGTCTTCATCACCGCAGGCGTCGCCCTGCTACTGCTCACCGCGGCCGCAGACGACCGGACCGACGTATATGCCACTCCGCGGACGGTGACGGACGACTCCGTCAACCCGCAGCGCTGA